The genomic segment TCCTGGCGGGTCGGCCCTCGGCGTGGCCTGACCGATGTCTTCCCGGCGCCGTGCTGGTCTGTACGACGAGTACCGACCCACGGAAGGCTGGCACGATGCGCAAACTGACCTTCGCCATGAACGTGAGCCTGGACGGCTACGTCGCCGCGCCCGGTGACGACCTCGGCTGGAGTACGCCGAGCGACGAGTGGTTCCAGTGGTGGTCCGACCGGGTGGCGGCGACCGGCACGGCGCTCTACGGTCGACGACTGTGGGAGGCGATGAGCTTTCACTGGCCGACCGCCGATCAACAGCCGGGCGTCACAGCGGCGCACGCCGAGTTCGCCCGTCGCTGGCGGGACATGCCGAAGGTGGTGTTCTCCTCGACGATTAGGCCGGTCGACTGGAACACCCGCCTGGTCACCGGCGACGCGGTCACCGAGATCAGCCGGCTCAAGGCCGAGGACGGTGGTCCGATGGACATCAGTGGCGCCACCATTGCCGCGGCGGCCATGCGGGCCGGGTTGATCGACGAGTACGTGCTCGTCACTCATCCGGTCTTGATCGGTCGCGGTATGCCGTTCTTCACGGCCCTGGACAACTGGGTGAACCTGGCCCTGCGGGAGACCCGGACGTTCCCGGGCGGCGTGCTCCTCACCAGGTACGAGGCCAGGCACTGACCGCCCCCTCCACATGGAGACGCGGCGTCACTCCTGCGCGTCGAGGTCGCGCACTGCGAAGCGGAGGTGTTCCCACTCCTCGTCGAAGATGACGTGGAGGCAGTGCAGGACCGGTGCCTCGTGTTCGGGTGACCACGCTGACGGTCGAGGCTCGGCGAGCAGCGCCGGAGTGACGCCCGTGAGGAACTCCCGCACCATGGCCTGCCGCTCGGACCGCAGATCGAGCACCTGGGCGAGACTCGGCCGCGCCGCGGAGAAGATCGACATGTCGAGTCCGTCCGTCTCGTACTCGGCGTGTGGCTGCCCGAGCGGATGGAAGGGCTGCGGCAGGCGCAGGATCGCCTTGCCGAGCCAGGCG from the Micromonospora sp. WMMA1947 genome contains:
- a CDS encoding dihydrofolate reductase family protein; translation: MRKLTFAMNVSLDGYVAAPGDDLGWSTPSDEWFQWWSDRVAATGTALYGRRLWEAMSFHWPTADQQPGVTAAHAEFARRWRDMPKVVFSSTIRPVDWNTRLVTGDAVTEISRLKAEDGGPMDISGATIAAAAMRAGLIDEYVLVTHPVLIGRGMPFFTALDNWVNLALRETRTFPGGVLLTRYEARH